From Musa acuminata AAA Group cultivar baxijiao unplaced genomic scaffold, Cavendish_Baxijiao_AAA HiC_scaffold_1155, whole genome shotgun sequence, one genomic window encodes:
- the LOC135671750 gene encoding pectinesterase inhibitor 12-like encodes MGRQHQTASLSLILPAALLLLLGATITEARVLRRVNDRSLFDATSECKKASYPDLCNSLAPSASVGSLTAASIDVATSKAKEAAAISAKLMKAPGTEKLMKSTLCVCRDAFSSVADSLQLSAKNLKDAAHTDLMVNLSAAMSLKANCADAFQDWPGLVSPVADINDHLSKLVSNSLDLASTLKN; translated from the coding sequence ATGGGTCGACAGCACCAAACCGCCTCTCTCTCACTCATCCTGCCTGCcgccctgctcctcctcctcgggGCCACCATAACAGAAGCTCGCGTCCTCCGCCGCGTCAATGACCGCTCCCTCTTCGACGCCACCTCCGAATGCAAAAAAGCATCGTACCCCGATCTCTGCAATTCCCTCGCTCCCTCAGCGTCGGTCGGGTCCCTGACCGCCGCATCCATCGACGTGGCCACGTCCAAAGCCAAGGAGGCAGCAGCCATTTCCGCCAAGCTTATGAAAGCCCCTGGCACCGAGAAGCTGATGAAGTCCACCCTGTGTGTTTGCCGTGATGCCTTCAGCTCCGTAGCTGACAGTCTCCAGTTGTCAGCCAAGAACCTCAAGGATGCAGCGCACACTGACCTCATGGTGAACCTCTCCGCCGCGATGAGCCTCAAGGCCAACTGCGCTGATGCGTTCCAGGATTGGCCGGGTTTGGTGTCACCTGTTGCCGATATCAACGACCACCTTTCGAAACTGGTTAGTAATAGCCTGGACCTGGCTTCTACTTTGAAGAACTGA